Proteins encoded within one genomic window of candidate division WOR-3 bacterium:
- a CDS encoding bifunctional 5,10-methylenetetrahydrofolate dehydrogenase/5,10-methenyltetrahydrofolate cyclohydrolase, producing MSAKVIDGRLIREKVLEELKEQIACLNLQRPLKLAIFQYKPQVPDELYAHSLKRVAKKLDIEVEVKTFGDLESLKSAIYAYNEDESVDGIMLQIEDKKDYLYYTSFIVPEKDVDGASPENLGKLIRKDKGLRPATADAVIRIIKETGYEIRGKNACILGRSFRSGLPIAIMLMNEDATCTVCHSSTKDISIYTREADILVVAIGRANFIGADMVKEGAFVIDVGINQVNDKVVGDVKFDEVKEKSGYITPVPGGVGSVTDVMIFRNLIKGVIFRNEKRH from the coding sequence ATGTCAGCTAAGGTTATTGATGGAAGACTTATCAGGGAAAAGGTATTGGAAGAATTAAAGGAACAAATTGCCTGTTTGAATCTTCAAAGGCCCTTGAAATTAGCCATTTTTCAGTATAAGCCTCAGGTTCCCGATGAACTTTATGCTCATTCACTCAAAAGGGTAGCAAAAAAGCTCGATATAGAAGTGGAGGTAAAAACTTTTGGAGACCTTGAATCGTTAAAAAGCGCTATTTATGCTTACAATGAAGATGAATCTGTCGATGGAATTATGCTGCAGATAGAGGACAAAAAAGATTATTTATACTACACTTCTTTTATTGTTCCCGAAAAGGATGTAGATGGTGCAAGTCCTGAAAACCTTGGGAAGCTAATAAGGAAAGACAAAGGATTAAGACCCGCCACTGCTGATGCCGTTATCAGAATAATAAAAGAAACGGGCTATGAAATTCGCGGAAAAAATGCATGCATTCTTGGAAGAAGCTTCCGCTCAGGGCTTCCCATTGCAATAATGCTTATGAATGAGGATGCAACCTGCACCGTGTGTCACTCTTCTACCAAGGATATAAGCATTTATACACGAGAAGCCGACATCCTTGTTGTTGCTATTGGACGTGCCAACTTTATTGGCGCCGATATGGTTAAGGAAGGGGCTTTTGTGATTGACGTTGGAATAAACCAGGTAAATGACAAGGTTGTTGGAGACGTCAAATTTGATGAAGTTAAAGAAAAAAGTGGATACATAACCCCTGTACCTGGTGGGGTTGGCTCGGTCACGGATGTTATGATTTTTAGAAATTTAATAAAAGGAGTGATTTTTAGAAATGAAAAGCGACATTGA
- a CDS encoding formate--tetrahydrofolate ligase produces the protein MKSDIEIASSVKLLSIDHIAAKLGIDCQFITHCGDFKAKINPKILETEEFLKKKEGNLILVTATTPTPYGEGKTTVSIGLSDALNKLGYKSIVTLREPSMGPVFGIKGGAAGGGYAQVVPMEDINLHFTGDFHAVSIAHNLISAIIDNHIHQGNELGIDLRKITWKRVVDLNDRALRKIIIGLGGPTNGFPREDGFDITAASEIMAILGLSLNYKDLKERISNIVIGYNKQDEPIKVRDLKVQGAVGALLRDAFKPNLVQSLENNPALIHTGPFSNIAHGTNSLIATKLALKLADFVVTEAGFGTDLGGEKFVDIVSRVGNLRPKAAVLVTSVRALKHHGGAKRQELSTENIEALKKGLENLDKHMENLDFYNIPFVVALNRFPTDMERELELVVNYVQSKGREVAITEVWAKGSEGGIDLAKKVIEAVKKADGNLNFVYDIEDPIPVKIEKVAKRIYGAKEVIIDRDAEQDIKNLEKQGFGNLYVCIAKTQLSLSGDPKLLGRPRDFSLHIREVRLSAGAGFVVPIAGEIMTMPGLPKVPSAEFIDIDENGKITGLF, from the coding sequence ATGAAAAGCGACATTGAAATCGCAAGTAGTGTTAAACTTTTGAGTATAGATCACATCGCTGCAAAGCTTGGCATTGATTGCCAGTTCATTACCCATTGTGGAGACTTTAAAGCTAAGATCAATCCCAAAATTCTTGAAACCGAAGAATTTTTGAAGAAAAAAGAAGGCAACCTGATCCTCGTTACTGCAACAACTCCAACACCCTACGGTGAGGGTAAAACTACGGTCTCCATAGGTCTTTCTGATGCTTTGAATAAACTTGGCTATAAATCTATTGTGACATTACGAGAACCATCGATGGGCCCGGTCTTTGGGATTAAGGGTGGGGCAGCAGGTGGAGGATATGCTCAAGTAGTTCCGATGGAGGACATCAACCTTCATTTTACGGGTGATTTTCACGCTGTTTCTATAGCACATAATTTGATTTCAGCGATTATTGATAATCACATCCACCAGGGTAATGAATTGGGGATTGACCTTAGAAAAATAACCTGGAAAAGGGTTGTTGATCTCAATGATAGGGCTCTCAGGAAAATTATTATAGGTTTGGGAGGCCCTACCAATGGTTTTCCCAGGGAAGATGGTTTCGATATAACAGCTGCTTCCGAAATCATGGCCATTCTCGGTCTATCATTGAACTATAAAGACCTAAAAGAGAGAATTTCAAACATAGTAATCGGTTACAATAAACAGGATGAACCTATAAAGGTTAGAGACCTTAAAGTTCAGGGCGCTGTTGGAGCCCTTCTGAGGGATGCCTTTAAGCCGAACCTTGTTCAGTCACTGGAAAATAATCCTGCTCTTATCCACACAGGCCCCTTCTCCAATATCGCCCATGGTACCAATTCTCTGATTGCTACGAAGCTTGCTTTGAAACTTGCCGATTTTGTGGTCACTGAGGCTGGCTTTGGAACTGACCTTGGTGGGGAAAAATTTGTAGACATTGTATCTCGCGTTGGAAATTTAAGACCAAAGGCTGCGGTTCTTGTGACCTCTGTAAGGGCCCTTAAACACCATGGAGGTGCGAAGAGACAGGAACTTTCAACGGAGAATATTGAGGCTTTGAAAAAAGGCCTTGAAAATCTTGATAAACATATGGAAAATCTCGACTTCTACAATATTCCCTTTGTAGTTGCTTTAAATAGGTTTCCTACAGATATGGAGAGAGAGCTGGAACTGGTTGTAAACTATGTGCAGTCAAAAGGGAGAGAAGTTGCTATAACCGAGGTTTGGGCCAAGGGGTCTGAGGGTGGCATCGATCTCGCAAAAAAAGTAATTGAAGCTGTCAAAAAGGCAGACGGGAATCTTAATTTCGTTTATGACATAGAAGATCCTATTCCCGTTAAGATTGAAAAAGTTGCAAAGCGTATTTACGGAGCTAAAGAGGTTATTATTGATAGGGATGCTGAACAGGACATAAAGAATCTTGAAAAGCAAGGCTTTGGTAACTTATATGTGTGCATTGCCAAGACACAGCTTTCCCTTTCCGGAGACCCAAAGCTTTTAGGGAGACCCAGAGACTTTTCTCTCCATATTAGAGAGGTAAGATTGAGCGCCGGTGCTGGTTTTGTAGTTCCAATCGCCGGTGAAATCATGACTATGCCAGGCTTACCCAAGGTGCCATCTGCTGAGTTTATTGATATAGACGAGAACGGTAAGATAACGGGTCTTTTCTAA
- a CDS encoding DUF933 domain-containing protein → MKLAIVGEALTGKTTLLKVLTDNTFSRGSGYISGVGTFILEDPNLDYLFELYNSDKKTPLHVELYDFEGLGKLWKDEKRGEIKNELSNFDALICVVSDFQEVALKDSFYNLEYKLLLTDLDFVERRIETLKKERIKKKVNEEEIALLEKIDSWLSAEKPLHSLELTEKEKDLIKGYVFLSMLPQIFVINREESKLGGELPSDLINRIKERNSPFFITSLKVEEELIGLERIEKLEILKEFGIEEDIKTAISSVIKDVLGLTFFYTASKTEARVWAVRKGATAKEAAGKIHSDFERGFIRAEVIHIEDLERAGSEKKAKELGLYRLEGKDYIVKDGDILLIRFSV, encoded by the coding sequence ATGAAGCTTGCAATTGTTGGCGAGGCTCTGACGGGTAAGACGACACTCTTAAAGGTGCTTACCGATAACACTTTTTCCCGTGGTTCTGGATATATATCAGGCGTGGGCACTTTTATCCTTGAAGACCCTAATCTTGACTATCTTTTCGAGCTTTATAATTCGGACAAAAAGACCCCTCTTCATGTAGAGCTTTATGATTTTGAGGGGCTTGGAAAATTGTGGAAGGACGAAAAGAGAGGGGAAATTAAAAACGAACTCTCAAATTTTGATGCCCTGATTTGTGTTGTTTCTGATTTTCAGGAGGTTGCCTTAAAGGATTCTTTCTACAATCTGGAATACAAGCTTCTCCTTACAGACTTAGATTTCGTCGAAAGGCGAATCGAAACTCTGAAGAAGGAAAGGATTAAAAAGAAGGTTAATGAAGAGGAGATAGCCTTGCTCGAAAAAATTGATTCCTGGCTCTCCGCTGAAAAGCCTTTGCATTCCCTTGAACTTACAGAGAAAGAAAAAGACCTGATAAAAGGTTACGTTTTCCTTTCTATGCTTCCTCAAATTTTTGTAATAAATCGAGAGGAATCGAAACTGGGTGGGGAGCTTCCTTCAGACCTCATTAATAGGATTAAAGAGAGGAATTCCCCATTTTTTATAACCTCTCTAAAGGTTGAAGAGGAGCTAATAGGCCTTGAGAGGATAGAAAAACTGGAAATTCTTAAGGAATTCGGGATAGAGGAAGACATAAAGACGGCAATTTCCTCAGTTATAAAAGACGTCCTTGGGTTAACTTTCTTTTACACAGCCAGTAAAACTGAAGCGAGGGTTTGGGCTGTAAGGAAAGGCGCTACTGCAAAGGAAGCGGCAGGCAAAATTCACAGTGACTTCGAGAGAGGATTTATAAGAGCTGAGGTTATCCATATAGAAGACCTTGAAAGGGCTGGAAGTGAAAAGAAGGCGAAGGAGCTTGGACTTTACAGGCTGGAGGGTAAAGATTACATCGTAAAGGATGGGGATATTCTCCTCATAAGGTTCTCTGTATGA
- a CDS encoding TIGR03936 family radical SAM-associated protein — MNHPFGDYLLNLERPARYIGGEFNAVRKPLDKVVLHIGLLYPEIYEIGMSNLGLKIIYHIFNSHPDVYAERIFLPWIDAIEYMREREIPLFTLESYTPVKNLDMLGISLHTELNYTNLLLALDLSHIPLLREERVNGKYPLVVVGGPSSFNPLPLEPFVDFFVVGEGEGVVKKLIPYLLDYKRGRLSNNEFYSEIAKLEGIYIPEVSKKAKRAVAYFNTEDFPVDQIVPTTEIVHHRYVVEVMRGCTRGCRFCQGGFNYRPLRLREPEEVLKIVNDGLSKTGFDEVGLLAFSISDYPYLSELIRAFKERFENTHISLPSLPIDSLDESLLVEFEELRRFGITLAPEVASEKLRKVINKNVPLESIFRTLDIALKFNFRHVKLYLMIGVPGETAEDLEVMVKFLKELSIRYRKIEFKASISPFVPRPHTPFQFARQETPDEIYSKIDYLRKSTKSLKNFTLTFHDPKMSLIEGIFGRGDSALSSVLLDAYKEGAIFDSRSEFFDFNKYLKAFEKNGIDPFAYTRRRDPSEQLPWEIIDTGVYPKYLRHEFSKSQEITYTADCMARGCQGCGVWIKEGYELCKTGIKKVERVQLSGRPIQEKIPAKTSGYLLTYKVREMSRFISQRDLTKVIVNMLRVCGVKLKYSQGYVPHPRISMPNPLPLGVESEEEYFYFEAETIESFKDLISRLNLRTIPGLEFLSIIPVDKKPDWSRFSIARFKLEKDGESEEFTVDLSQNSLYKVLKERFGIERSELNSVRIKKVAVLK; from the coding sequence ATGAATCACCCCTTTGGGGATTACCTCTTGAACCTTGAGAGACCAGCACGCTATATAGGTGGGGAATTTAATGCTGTTAGGAAGCCCCTTGATAAGGTTGTTTTACACATAGGCCTCTTATACCCCGAAATTTATGAAATTGGGATGTCCAATTTAGGTTTAAAGATTATCTATCACATATTCAACAGCCATCCTGATGTGTACGCTGAACGGATCTTTCTGCCATGGATTGATGCCATTGAATATATGAGAGAAAGAGAGATACCTCTTTTTACCCTTGAAAGCTATACACCGGTGAAAAATCTTGATATGCTTGGTATTTCACTCCATACGGAGCTAAACTACACAAATTTACTTTTGGCCTTAGATCTCTCTCATATACCGCTCCTAAGGGAAGAAAGGGTCAATGGTAAATATCCCCTCGTTGTTGTGGGTGGGCCTTCCAGTTTTAATCCCCTTCCCTTAGAACCCTTCGTTGATTTCTTTGTTGTTGGAGAAGGAGAAGGTGTTGTCAAGAAATTGATTCCGTACCTTTTGGATTACAAAAGGGGAAGGCTCTCTAACAACGAGTTTTATTCAGAAATTGCAAAACTTGAAGGTATTTATATCCCTGAAGTATCAAAGAAAGCGAAACGGGCTGTGGCCTATTTTAATACAGAAGACTTTCCTGTAGATCAAATTGTCCCCACGACGGAGATCGTGCACCATCGCTATGTTGTTGAGGTGATGAGGGGATGTACAAGGGGGTGTCGCTTCTGTCAGGGTGGCTTTAACTACAGGCCATTAAGGTTAAGGGAACCAGAAGAAGTGTTAAAGATCGTGAATGATGGCTTGAGCAAGACGGGCTTTGATGAAGTTGGACTTCTTGCCTTTTCTATTTCTGATTACCCCTACTTAAGCGAACTTATCAGGGCTTTTAAAGAACGTTTTGAAAATACGCACATTTCTTTGCCCAGTCTTCCCATTGACTCTTTGGATGAAAGTTTACTCGTTGAGTTTGAAGAACTCAGACGTTTTGGCATCACCTTGGCACCTGAGGTTGCCTCAGAGAAGTTGCGAAAGGTGATCAATAAAAATGTTCCCTTAGAAAGTATATTTAGAACCCTTGACATCGCCCTTAAATTTAATTTTCGCCATGTAAAATTGTATCTGATGATCGGGGTTCCTGGCGAAACAGCAGAAGACCTTGAAGTGATGGTTAAATTTCTTAAAGAACTTTCGATTCGTTACAGGAAAATAGAGTTTAAGGCTTCCATCTCCCCCTTTGTACCTCGACCTCATACCCCCTTTCAATTCGCACGGCAAGAGACGCCTGACGAAATCTATTCAAAAATTGATTATCTTCGAAAGTCCACAAAAAGTTTAAAGAATTTTACTTTAACCTTTCACGATCCCAAGATGAGCTTGATTGAGGGTATCTTCGGTAGGGGCGATAGTGCCCTTTCATCAGTATTGCTGGATGCTTACAAAGAGGGGGCAATTTTTGATTCGAGAAGCGAATTTTTTGATTTTAACAAATATTTAAAGGCCTTTGAGAAAAATGGAATAGATCCCTTTGCATATACTCGCCGTCGGGATCCTTCGGAACAATTGCCCTGGGAAATCATTGATACTGGAGTGTACCCGAAGTATTTGAGACATGAGTTTTCTAAATCTCAAGAGATTACTTACACTGCGGACTGCATGGCAAGGGGGTGTCAGGGCTGCGGAGTGTGGATTAAGGAAGGATACGAGCTATGCAAAACGGGTATTAAGAAGGTTGAAAGAGTTCAACTTTCTGGGAGACCAATTCAAGAAAAAATTCCTGCTAAAACGAGTGGATATTTGCTGACTTACAAAGTTAGGGAGATGTCGAGGTTTATTTCACAGAGAGACCTTACAAAAGTAATAGTGAATATGCTTAGGGTATGCGGGGTAAAGCTTAAGTACTCTCAAGGGTATGTCCCCCATCCGAGGATTTCTATGCCTAATCCATTGCCCCTGGGCGTTGAAAGTGAGGAGGAATATTTCTACTTTGAGGCGGAAACTATAGAGAGTTTTAAGGATTTGATTAGTAGGCTGAATCTAAGAACCATTCCAGGGCTAGAATTCCTTTCAATTATCCCTGTGGATAAAAAGCCGGATTGGAGTAGGTTTAGCATCGCCAGATTCAAGTTAGAAAAGGATGGTGAATCGGAAGAATTTACAGTAGATTTGAGCCAGAATTCTCTTTACAAGGTCTTAAAGGAAAGGTTCGGAATAGAAAGAAGCGAATTAAACTCGGTGAGGATTAAGAAAGTTGCCGTTTTGAAGTAA
- a CDS encoding B12-binding domain-containing radical SAM protein yields MRILLVNPPVYDFALHDYWLKPYGLLRIASALKREGIEFDFFDFLDRGHPFYRNLDLKTDEYGRGKFYFEEVKKPDVISFVPRKFKRYGLPQRVFLEETFSKEYEYIFITTGMTYWYLGVKEVIEISKERWLKAKVVVGGVAATLTPDFYISLGADEVVVGDNWESFWQNNFYLNPVEELPYYDVYEDLKYAVIRINEGCPLRCSYCASFLLKPKFKTIDVSNLVKLVEKLYLSRSIRDFVFYDDALLYNLEGGLLPFRDGLKEKKLLGKIRFHTPNALHVRKITRETAYLLKEMGFETIFLGVETVNPELLKKVGWKLSFADFERAVENLKEAGFTGDKVTAYIFLALPGQPPEEVEENIKIISEFGIRVSLSEFSPIPGTPLGNQVIEQYKLYDPLLTNNSVFPVIYYGFETVNRLKNLKNELQKKFLSTSH; encoded by the coding sequence ATGAGAATTTTACTCGTTAATCCTCCAGTTTATGACTTTGCACTCCATGATTATTGGCTGAAACCCTATGGGCTTCTGCGAATAGCATCGGCATTGAAAAGAGAAGGTATAGAATTTGATTTTTTTGATTTTTTAGATAGGGGCCATCCTTTTTACAGAAACCTTGACCTTAAGACCGATGAGTACGGCAGGGGTAAGTTTTACTTTGAGGAGGTAAAAAAACCGGATGTGATATCCTTCGTTCCACGGAAGTTTAAGAGATACGGATTGCCTCAAAGAGTTTTCCTGGAAGAGACCTTTTCTAAGGAGTACGAGTACATTTTTATCACAACGGGTATGACTTACTGGTACCTTGGGGTGAAGGAAGTAATTGAAATTTCTAAGGAAAGATGGCTCAAGGCAAAGGTTGTCGTTGGTGGAGTTGCAGCCACATTGACTCCGGACTTTTATATCTCTCTTGGTGCCGATGAGGTCGTTGTAGGTGATAATTGGGAGAGTTTTTGGCAAAATAATTTTTATTTAAATCCCGTTGAGGAACTTCCCTATTATGATGTTTACGAAGACCTGAAATATGCGGTTATCCGAATTAATGAAGGCTGCCCTTTGAGGTGTTCTTACTGCGCCTCTTTCCTGCTTAAGCCCAAGTTTAAAACCATAGACGTTTCTAATTTAGTAAAATTGGTTGAGAAGCTTTACCTATCACGGTCCATCAGGGATTTCGTGTTTTATGACGATGCCTTGCTCTACAATTTAGAAGGTGGACTTTTGCCTTTTAGAGACGGTCTAAAAGAGAAAAAATTACTTGGTAAGATTCGTTTTCATACTCCCAATGCCCTTCACGTGAGAAAAATTACCAGGGAGACGGCTTATCTTCTTAAAGAGATGGGATTTGAAACCATATTCCTTGGGGTTGAAACCGTCAATCCAGAGCTTCTGAAGAAGGTCGGGTGGAAGCTTTCCTTTGCGGATTTTGAAAGGGCGGTGGAGAACCTTAAGGAGGCAGGTTTTACCGGGGATAAAGTAACGGCCTATATATTTCTTGCCTTGCCTGGCCAACCCCCAGAGGAGGTTGAAGAAAATATCAAGATTATTTCAGAATTTGGCATCAGAGTTTCACTCTCGGAGTTCTCACCTATACCAGGGACTCCATTGGGAAATCAAGTGATTGAGCAGTATAAACTGTACGACCCGCTCCTAACAAATAACTCCGTTTTCCCAGTAATATACTACGGCTTCGAGACAGTTAATCGTCTCAAAAACCTAAAAAACGAATTGCAGAAGAAATTCCTCTCTACTTCACATTGA
- a CDS encoding glucodextranase DOMON-like domain-containing protein, producing MRLVKFLITTLSIGLLFAGVEYKDGKVIFTLREPQAKDVVVTGTFSNWNPTGIKMTKKDNTWVAEVDLKPGTYEYKFIIDGVWKEDPDNPWKVPDGFGGSNSKFTLTDKGEILFSEAPQLGVSALKSLEYINGKVIFRFYDKEAKEVYLAGTFNNWNPTAQKMENKGAYFETSLELKPGVYEYKFVINGNTWKEDPFNSRKVPDGFGGFNSQFELTPDGKILYTPASVKPAETEIKFDWKGPEYTPEGVLFRFYAPDAQVVYLAGTFNNWAPTGLPMTKDEKGIWSVKVKLIPGNYQYKFVINGVQWKEDPTNPAKVDDGFGGFNSAFRLTDDGKIILEAVSPSTLPQEPIIKSLKKQGTPIYLAIVWHQHQPRYYKDLQTGESFAPWVRLHGIKDYYDMAAILYQYPKIRFTINLTPVLLMQLQDDIRLYDEGKSPDVDFRMTLKNADSLTYEDKKYLLANFFSANWDNMIDIFPRYKELRTKRVWNPDGTINFDESIKRYTTQDFRDLQVYFNLCWFDPDFRNGEVTLPTGEKVSVKKFVEKGQNFTEKDKREILDIQMKILKAIIPVHKDLLSKGQIEVITTPYYHPILPLIYDTESAREAMPNAKLPERFSWPEDALWHVKQAVAKYEEIFGRKPAGMWPAEGSVSHDIVPIVKQGGFIWMCSDGHVLARSLKKADFGDDDLYRPYAVVNGKDTIYMVFRDTDLSDRIGFRYKSLSGVQAANDLIMRLYEIHQKFAKDPEPHLVTIILDGENAWEWYKNDAKDFFHSLYSQLSEADWIVTTTPTDFIKQFPPKRVITHLFAGSWINADFSTWIGEDEENLAWNYLGYVRKDFENFKKSGQYDEKTLEKAFFELASAEGSDWFWFFGADQNAGDDRWTDIMFRRTLKNVYEILGKPYPDFLDKSILEEAKKGSYGGSVMAKNDPRLSAKKIFEIPDIEGDDYGPGYYLYPSNGVFKKGIFDIKGLKIFETENSYIFSIKVGELDNPWNAPYGFSQQIFFLYIDNRDGGKTDPIKTSLNYQTENPWDVAIMISGWDNACGVYNPSMELLENPDIYVDYENKEVVFTVSKKFAGNLKGAKISLTLYSYDGYGKDNLRALQSTRGEWEFGGAKSQMAPRVIDLLYPETGVQEKVLSVYETNAPVKIPSINVK from the coding sequence ATGAGACTTGTAAAATTCTTGATAACAACCTTATCAATTGGGCTCCTCTTTGCAGGGGTTGAGTACAAAGATGGTAAAGTGATTTTCACTCTAAGGGAACCACAGGCTAAGGACGTAGTTGTAACCGGTACCTTCTCCAACTGGAATCCAACCGGAATTAAAATGACCAAGAAAGACAACACCTGGGTTGCGGAAGTAGACCTTAAACCGGGCACCTATGAGTATAAGTTCATCATCGACGGTGTATGGAAAGAAGATCCAGACAATCCCTGGAAGGTTCCGGATGGCTTTGGTGGTTCAAATTCAAAATTCACTCTAACCGATAAGGGGGAAATCCTCTTTTCAGAGGCGCCACAGCTCGGTGTCAGTGCACTAAAATCCTTAGAATACATAAATGGAAAAGTTATTTTTAGATTCTACGATAAAGAGGCCAAGGAAGTTTATCTTGCGGGAACCTTCAACAACTGGAATCCAACCGCTCAGAAGATGGAAAACAAAGGTGCGTACTTCGAAACCTCATTGGAACTGAAGCCCGGAGTTTACGAATACAAATTCGTAATCAACGGTAACACATGGAAAGAAGACCCCTTTAATTCAAGAAAAGTTCCGGATGGATTCGGCGGGTTTAATTCTCAGTTTGAACTAACCCCAGACGGAAAAATCCTTTACACACCGGCATCTGTAAAACCAGCAGAAACAGAGATAAAATTCGACTGGAAAGGTCCCGAATACACCCCTGAAGGAGTTTTGTTCAGATTTTACGCACCCGATGCCCAGGTGGTTTACCTTGCAGGCACCTTTAATAACTGGGCGCCAACGGGGTTGCCAATGACAAAGGATGAAAAAGGAATCTGGAGTGTTAAAGTAAAACTCATACCGGGCAACTATCAGTACAAGTTCGTTATAAACGGTGTTCAGTGGAAAGAAGACCCCACAAATCCTGCAAAGGTAGACGATGGATTTGGAGGATTCAACTCCGCCTTCAGACTCACCGATGACGGTAAAATTATTCTTGAGGCGGTAAGCCCCTCAACCCTCCCTCAGGAACCAATAATTAAATCCTTGAAAAAACAGGGGACACCAATCTATCTCGCCATTGTGTGGCATCAGCATCAGCCAAGATACTACAAGGACTTACAGACGGGGGAGTCCTTCGCACCGTGGGTCAGGCTTCACGGGATAAAGGACTATTACGATATGGCAGCAATTCTCTATCAGTATCCCAAAATAAGATTCACAATTAACCTCACCCCTGTTCTGCTCATGCAGCTTCAGGATGATATCAGACTTTACGACGAAGGGAAGTCTCCTGATGTGGATTTTAGAATGACCTTAAAGAATGCGGACTCACTTACCTACGAGGATAAAAAATATCTACTCGCCAACTTTTTCAGTGCGAACTGGGATAATATGATCGATATTTTCCCAAGATACAAAGAACTTAGAACAAAGAGGGTTTGGAATCCCGACGGTACCATCAACTTTGACGAATCCATTAAAAGATACACCACCCAGGATTTTCGAGACCTCCAGGTCTATTTCAACCTCTGCTGGTTCGATCCAGACTTCCGAAATGGGGAGGTAACACTTCCAACAGGGGAAAAGGTAAGCGTAAAGAAATTTGTAGAAAAAGGACAAAATTTTACAGAGAAGGACAAAAGAGAAATCTTAGACATACAGATGAAAATTTTGAAGGCGATAATTCCTGTTCATAAAGACTTACTTTCAAAGGGTCAGATTGAAGTTATCACAACACCATACTATCATCCCATTCTGCCACTCATTTACGACACAGAATCTGCCCGTGAAGCAATGCCCAATGCAAAACTCCCAGAGAGGTTCTCCTGGCCCGAAGACGCTCTATGGCACGTAAAACAAGCGGTAGCTAAGTACGAAGAAATCTTCGGAAGAAAACCTGCAGGAATGTGGCCTGCAGAAGGCTCAGTATCCCACGATATTGTTCCCATCGTAAAGCAGGGCGGATTCATCTGGATGTGCTCTGACGGGCATGTCCTCGCCCGTTCTCTCAAAAAGGCAGATTTTGGTGATGACGACCTTTACAGGCCTTATGCGGTGGTTAATGGAAAGGACACCATTTATATGGTCTTCAGAGATACCGATCTATCAGACAGAATAGGCTTCAGGTATAAATCCCTCTCGGGGGTACAGGCAGCAAACGACCTTATTATGAGACTTTATGAAATTCACCAAAAGTTTGCAAAGGACCCTGAGCCTCATTTAGTCACTATAATCCTCGACGGCGAAAACGCCTGGGAATGGTACAAAAACGATGCAAAGGATTTCTTCCATTCCTTGTATTCTCAGCTCAGCGAAGCGGACTGGATAGTGACCACTACGCCCACCGACTTTATAAAACAGTTCCCTCCAAAGAGAGTGATTACCCACCTTTTCGCTGGGTCCTGGATCAACGCAGACTTCTCTACCTGGATAGGTGAAGATGAAGAGAACTTAGCCTGGAACTATTTGGGCTATGTGAGAAAAGATTTCGAAAATTTCAAAAAATCCGGTCAATACGACGAAAAAACTTTAGAAAAAGCCTTCTTTGAACTGGCTTCCGCAGAAGGTAGCGACTGGTTCTGGTTCTTTGGAGCGGATCAGAATGCAGGCGATGACCGCTGGACTGACATCATGTTCAGAAGGACATTGAAAAATGTATACGAAATCCTCGGTAAGCCCTATCCTGACTTCCTTGATAAATCTATTCTTGAAGAGGCAAAGAAAGGCTCCTACGGAGGATCAGTAATGGCGAAAAATGATCCACGCCTTTCCGCTAAAAAGATCTTTGAAATTCCAGATATTGAAGGTGACGATTATGGCCCTGGCTATTACCTTTATCCTTCCAACGGGGTATTTAAGAAGGGCATTTTTGACATCAAAGGTTTAAAAATATTTGAAACGGAAAATAGCTACATCTTCTCTATAAAAGTCGGAGAATTGGATAACCCCTGGAATGCACCCTACGGATTTTCACAGCAGATTTTCTTCCTCTATATTGATAACAGGGATGGAGGCAAAACAGATCCAATCAAAACTTCTCTTAATTATCAAACGGAAAACCCATGGGATGTCGCCATTATGATCTCCGGGTGGGACAATGCCTGCGGAGTCTACAACCCATCAATGGAACTTCTTGAAAATCCCGATATTTACGTGGATTACGAAAACAAAGAAGTTGTCTTCACTGTTTCCAAAAAGTTCGCAGGCAACTTAAAAGGGGCAAAAATTTCGCTCACTCTCTACTCTTACGATGGTTATGGAAAAGATAACCTAAGGGCCTTACAATCTACAAGAGGCGAATGGGAATTTGGAGGGGCAAAGTCCCAGATGGCACCGAGGGTAATTGACCTTCTATACCCAGAAACTGGAGTACAGGAAAAAGTTTTGAGCGTCTATGAAACAAACGCGCCGGTTAAAATCCCCTCTATCAATGTGAAGTAG
- the acpP gene encoding acyl carrier protein, which yields MDIYATLKEIIVDKLSVSEDQIKPESRFMEDLGADSLDVVELVMAIEEKFGIEVPDEDAEKIRTVQDAINYIKAKIGS from the coding sequence ATGGACATATACGCAACACTCAAAGAAATAATCGTAGATAAGCTTTCAGTCTCGGAGGATCAGATAAAACCAGAATCCAGGTTTATGGAGGACCTGGGTGCCGACTCCCTCGATGTGGTAGAACTCGTAATGGCTATTGAAGAGAAGTTTGGTATTGAGGTGCCTGATGAAGATGCAGAAAAAATCAGAACAGTACAGGATGCAATTAATTATATAAAGGCTAAAATAGGCTCATAA